A single Numenius arquata chromosome 15, bNumArq3.hap1.1, whole genome shotgun sequence DNA region contains:
- the BCCIP gene encoding BRCA2 and CDKN1A-interacting protein, translated as MATPAKRRAQPQPPAGESGSESESGSEPESDSDSEERIDEEVNIEFEAHSISDNDYNGIKKLLQQLFLKAPVNTTELTDILIQQNHIGSIIKQAEVQEDGSDDDDDDEVFGFISFLNLTERKGTQCAEQIKELILSRCEKNCEQHVVEQLNKLLNDSTKPVGLLLSERFINVPPQIALPMHQQLQKELTEAQRTNKPCGKCHYYLLISKTFTEATKSKSKRREGRNQQKEELMFANAEEEFFYEKALLKFNYSVQEESDTCLGGRWSFDDVPMKPLRTVMIVPADGINEIMDKLKDYLSL; from the exons ATGGCCACGCCGGCCAAGCGGCGGGCCCAGCCTCAGCCACCCGCCGGGGAGAGCGGCTCGGAGTCGGAGTCGGGGTCGGAGCCGGAGTCAGACTCGGACTCGGAGGAGAGGATCGATGAG GAAGTGAATATTGAATTTGAAGCACATTCCATATCAGACAATGACTACAATGGGATAAAGAAATTACTACAACAG TTGTTTCTGAAAGCTCCTGTTAACACCACTGAATTAACTGATATATTAATACAACAGAATCATATTGGAAGTATTATCAAG CAAGCAGAAGTCCAAGAAGACGGTagtgacgatgatgatgatgatgaagtcttTGGTTTTATAAGCTTCTTAAACTTAACGGAAAGAAAG GGTACACAGTGTGCTGAACAAATCAAAGAGCTGATTCTGAGTCGGTGTGAGAAGAACTGTGAACAGCATGTAGTTGAACAACTGAATAAGCTCCTAAATGACAGCACTAAACCTGTGGGTCTTCTGCTAAGTGAAAGATTCATTAACGTACCACCACAGATTGCTCTGCCCATGCACCAGCAGCTCCA GAAAGAGTTGACTGAGGCACAGAGAACAAACAAACCTTGTGGAAAGTGCCACTATTACCTCCTTATCAGCAAGACCTTCACAGAAGCCACAAAGAGCAAATctaagaggagggaagggagaaatcaGCAAAAGGAGGAATTAATGTTCGCAAATGCAGAGGAAGAATTCTTTTATGAG aAAGCCCTTCTGAAGTTCAACTACTCTGTGCAAGAAGAAAGTGACACCTGTTTGGGTGGCAGATGGTCCTTTGATGATGTACCAATGAAACCTTTGCGGACTGTTATGATAGTTCCAGCTGATGGAATTAATGAAATTATGGATAAACTCAAAGACTATCTCTCACTCTGA
- the DHX32 gene encoding putative pre-mRNA-splicing factor ATP-dependent RNA helicase DHX32, with amino-acid sequence MEFLTFSPEIHCFSELLDCSDGDEEEILVCGEDLELNPFDGLPYSSRYYKLMKEREELPVWKEKYTFMESLLHNQIVIVSGDAKTGKSSQIPQWCAEYCLSARYQHGVVVCTQVHKQTAVWLALRVADEMDVNVGHEVGYFVPFESCCTAETILRYCTDDMLQREMMSTPLLTCYGVIILDDVHKRTVATDALLGLLKDVLISRPELRLVILTAPHMASELRNYYGSVPFIRVENKHHAEVVYSCSVHKDHFLSALRLLFEIHHTKEKGDIVIFLACEQEIEKAYQMIRQEQSNLNPDLGELIPVPLYPTKQDLIPKPNQDKQKCRKKYRRKVLLTTSFGESLIWIKNVAFVIDVGVERRKVYNPRIRADSVITQPISKSQAEIHKQILGMSSSGKLFCLYPEEFTYKEMKPHQPAKIQESKLTGMVLFLKRMDIAGLGHCDFLSRPAPESLMQALEDLDYLAALDNDGNLSEFGIIMSEFPLDPQLSKSILASCEFECVDEMLTIAAMVTAPNCFLPAPPGTEEIALTCWRKFSHPAGDHFTLINIFNAFKEASANSTSQYYSNEKWCRDYFLSCSALRMAEIIRAELVEIMKRIELPISEPDFGSEENILSIKKSLLSGYFMHIARDVDGSGNYLMLTHRQVAQLHPFSSYYNTRRVPEWVLFHEFSISEDNSIRVVSEISPDLFVELVPQYYFSNLPPSESKDILQEVINHLSHVSTAEEQKTNNDNKENEKFPQTSTEQRCIIQ; translated from the exons ATGGAGTTTTTAACGTTTTCTCCAGAGATCCACTGCTTTTCGGAATTACTTGACTGCAGCGATGGTGATGAAGAGGAAATACTAGTATGTGGAGAAGATTTAGAGCTTAATCCTTTTGATGGCTTGCCTTACTCTTCCCGTTATTATAAACttatgaaagaaagagaagaacttCCAGTATGGAAAGAGAAATATACTTTTATGGAAAGTTTGCTTCATAATCAAATTGTGATTGTGTCAGGAGATGCTAAGACTGGCAAGAGCTCCCAG ATTCCTCAGTGGTGTGCCGAGTACTGCCTTTCTGCCCGCTACCAGCACGGGGTGGTCGTATGCACCCAGGTACACAAGCAGACAGCGGTGTGGCTGGCTCTGCGTGTAGCGGACGAAATGGATGTCAACGTCGGCCACGAAGTGGGGTATTTTGTCCCATTTGAGAGCTGTTGTACAGCAGAAACTATCCTGAG ATACTGCACAGATGATATGCTACAAAGGGAAATGATGTCTACTCCTCTTCTGACCTGTTATGGTGTTATCATCTTGGATGATGTGCACAAAAGGACTGTCGCAACAGACGCGTTACTTGGCCTTCTTAAAGATGTCTTGATATCAAGACCGGAACTGAGGCTGGTAATACTCACTGCCCCTCACATGGCCAGTGAACTGCGGAATTATTATGGCAGTGTTCCCTTCATACGGGTGGAAAACAAGCACCACGCAGAGGTTGTATACTCCTGCAGTGTTCACAAAGACCACTTTCTGTCTGCGCTAAGACTGCTCTTTGAGATACACCACACCAAAGAGAAGGGTGACATTGTGATCTTTCTAGCATGTGAACAA GAAATTGAAAAAGCTTACCAAATGATCAGACAGGAACAGTCTAATTTAAATCCTGACCTTGGAGAACTCATCCCAGTTCCTCTATACCCCACAAAACAAGACCTAATACCCAAACCAAATCAAGACAAACAGAAATGCcgcaaaaaatacagaagaaaagtgCTACTCACCACCAGCTTCGGAGAATCTTTGATTTGGATTAAAAATGTAGCCTTTGTCATTGATGTCGGTGTTGAAAGGAGAAAG GTGTACAATCCTAGAATCAGAGCAGACTCTGTTATAACGCAGCCTATCAGCAAAAGTCAAGCAGAGATCCATAAACAAATTCTGGGCATGTCTTCATCAG GAAAACTTTTCTGCTTGTATCCTGAAGAATTTACATACAAAGAAATGAAACCACATCAACCAGCCAAAATCCAGGAATCAAAGCTAACTGGAATGGTTCTCTTCCTGAAGAGGATGGATATAGCAGGCTTAGGACACTGTGACTTCCTAAGCAGGCCAG CTCCTGAAAGCCTGATGCAGGCTTTGGAAGATCTCGATTATCTAGCAGCACTGGACAATGACGGAAACCTTTCTGAATTTGGAATTATTATGTCAGAATTTCCCCTGGATCCACAGCTGTCCAAGTCAATTCTGGCTTCATGTGAATTTGAGTGTGTTGATGAAATGCTCACCATTGCGGCCATGGTAACAG ctCCTAATTGCTTCTTACCCGCACCTCCTGGCACAGAAGAGATTGCTCTTACTTGCTGGCGAAAATTCTCACACCCTGCAGGAGATCACTTTACCCTTATCAACATCTTCAATGCCTTCAAGGAAGCCAGCGCAAACTCCACAAGCCAAT actaCAGTAATGAGAAATGGTGTCGTGATTATTTTCTAAGCTGTTCTGCACTGAGGATGGCAGAAATTATCAGAGCTGAACTAGTAGAGATTATGAAGCGTATTGAACTTCCCATTTCAGAACCAGACTTTGGATCAGAAGAAAATATACTAAGCATTAAGAAATCTCTCTTATCCGGTTACTTTATGCAC atTGCTCGTGATGTAGATGGCTCAGGTAACTACTTAATGTTAACACACAGACAAGTGGCCCAGCTTCATCCTTTCTCATCATATTACAACACCAGAAGGGTTCCTGAATGGGTTTTATTCCACGAGTTCAGTATATCAGAAGACAATTCCATCCGAGTCGTCTCCGAGATATCACCCGATCT ATTTGTGGAGCTGGTACCTCAGTATTATTTTAGCAATCTTCCTCCTAGTGAAAGTAAGGATATTCTGCAGGAAGTGATCAATCACTTGTCACACGTTTCAACCGCAGAGGAACAGAAAACTAACAACgacaacaaagaaaatgaaaaatttcccCAAACTTCCACTGAACAAAGATGTATTATTCAGTGA